A window from Dehalobacter sp. DCA encodes these proteins:
- a CDS encoding carbonic anhydrase, producing MEKLLQGLIQFKETDFQQHRQLFEELGNSQSPHTLFIGCSDSRLVPNLITGTLPGELFVIRNIANIVPPYRNTEEYLATTSAIEYAINILGVQHIVVCGHSNCGGCKSLYASEKEMESIPHTRKWLELAGPVKDKITAMDIPEQDMAKREWMTEQINIVEQLKHLLTYPFIREKVLNQTLTMEGWYYIIETGEVFRYNRQNSEFELVN from the coding sequence ATGGAGAAATTACTTCAGGGCCTTATTCAATTTAAAGAAACGGATTTCCAGCAGCACAGGCAGCTTTTTGAGGAACTAGGGAATTCCCAAAGCCCGCACACTTTATTCATCGGCTGCTCGGATTCAAGACTGGTCCCCAATTTAATCACTGGGACATTGCCCGGAGAGTTGTTTGTCATCCGGAATATTGCCAATATCGTACCGCCTTACCGCAATACAGAGGAATACCTGGCCACTACTTCTGCAATTGAATATGCCATCAATATCCTTGGCGTTCAGCATATCGTCGTCTGCGGCCATTCCAATTGCGGAGGGTGTAAATCACTGTATGCCTCGGAGAAAGAAATGGAATCCATTCCGCATACCCGGAAATGGCTGGAGTTGGCTGGACCGGTTAAGGATAAAATAACAGCAATGGATATCCCGGAACAAGATATGGCAAAAAGGGAATGGATGACTGAACAAATCAACATTGTTGAGCAGCTCAAACATTTGTTAACTTATCCGTTTATCAGGGAAAAAGTCCTGAATCAGACGCTGACCATGGAAGGCTGGTACTACATCATTGAAACTGGTGAGGTCTTTCGTTATAATCGGCAAAACAGCGAATTTGAACTTGTGAATTAA
- a CDS encoding M24 family metallopeptidase yields the protein MTLMINELDRRRNHLCGLMDQTFPEWDAILILGKVNQYYFTGTMQDGMLVIQKDRTRHYFVRRSYERAKAESPLTTIYPMESYRDAAGIIGSELGNTYLETEMVPIAMLQRLKKYFTMTDIHSVDKLVLSVRSVKSPYELEWMEQAGKNHCRLLYELVPQMLREGMSEADFVAELFTAMIKIGHHGVSRFSMFQTEMVAGQIGFGESSLYPTSFDGPGGAYGMCPAVPLLGSRERKLKKGDLVFVDIGFGCNGYHSDKTQVYIFGTKPDADVVKAHRSCLEVEQRLAAKLIPGAIPSEIYQSVMGTLSEDFRRNFMGYGERQVKFLGHGIGLHVDELPVITNGYNAELTANMVVALEPKKGLPNIGMVGVEDTYVVSAAGGRCLTGGGTDIIEV from the coding sequence ATGACACTTATGATAAACGAACTTGACCGGAGACGGAATCACTTGTGCGGCCTCATGGATCAGACCTTTCCTGAATGGGATGCTATCCTTATACTTGGTAAAGTGAATCAGTATTATTTTACAGGAACAATGCAGGACGGCATGCTTGTAATTCAAAAAGACCGGACCCGGCACTATTTTGTGCGCCGAAGTTATGAGCGCGCCAAAGCTGAATCGCCCCTGACAACGATCTATCCGATGGAAAGTTACCGTGATGCGGCCGGGATTATCGGATCTGAGCTAGGCAATACATATCTCGAGACAGAAATGGTGCCGATTGCCATGCTGCAGCGGCTGAAGAAATACTTCACGATGACAGACATCCATTCAGTGGACAAGCTGGTGCTGTCGGTCAGATCGGTCAAATCGCCCTATGAGCTCGAATGGATGGAACAAGCAGGGAAAAACCATTGCCGACTGCTGTATGAACTTGTTCCACAAATGCTCAGGGAGGGTATGAGCGAGGCTGATTTTGTAGCGGAACTTTTTACCGCCATGATCAAGATTGGACATCATGGGGTCAGCCGTTTTTCAATGTTTCAGACGGAAATGGTTGCCGGACAGATCGGTTTTGGCGAAAGTTCTCTTTATCCGACCAGTTTTGACGGTCCCGGTGGGGCATATGGCATGTGTCCTGCCGTTCCTTTGTTAGGCAGCCGGGAAAGAAAGCTGAAGAAGGGGGATTTGGTTTTTGTCGATATCGGTTTTGGCTGCAATGGCTATCATTCTGATAAAACCCAGGTCTATATTTTTGGAACCAAGCCTGATGCCGATGTCGTGAAGGCTCATCGTTCCTGTCTGGAAGTTGAACAACGTCTGGCCGCGAAGCTGATTCCAGGGGCGATACCCTCAGAAATCTATCAATCTGTCATGGGCACACTCAGTGAAGACTTCAGGAGGAATTTTATGGGATATGGAGAACGACAAGTCAAGTTTCTTGGTCACGGCATTGGACTTCATGTCGATGAGCTGCCTGTTATTACGAATGGTTATAATGCGGAGCTCACAGCGAATATGGTCGTCGCGCTCGAACCGAAAAAGGGTCTGCCCAACATTGGCATGGTAGGCGTGGAAGACACCTATGTGGTGAGCGCTGCCGGCGGCAGATGTCTTACGGGCGGAGGAACGGATATTATCGAGGTATAA
- a CDS encoding TrpB-like pyridoxal phosphate-dependent enzyme yields MTSIPYKIYLPEEEMPKYWYNVKAVMKELPPPFIHPGTMKPCTADDLRPIFCDELIEQELNNTDEYIEIPEEVREYYRMYRPSPLVRAYNLEKLLDTPAEIYFKFEGTNTSGSHKLNSAAAQVYYAKKQGLSSLTTETGAGQWGTALSMACAFYNIPLTVYMVKVSAEQKPYRKAVIETYGGKVIPSPSDTTEIGRKILAENPGTGGSLGCAISEAIETSVKTENCRYVLGSVLDHVLLHQSVIGEETKLACDKYGIEPEMIIGCIGGGSNFGGLVAPFMGDKIRGKNNIEFIGVEPASCPSLTRGKYAFDFGDTGKTTPLIKMYTLGSGFIPSPNHAGGLRYHGMSGIVSKLYNDGYMTARAVEQSKVFEAATAFARCEGILPAPESAHALRVAMDEALKCKETGQKKTILFGLTGTGYFDMAAYMSYNAGTMTDYIPTDADLEKGFATLPKVDL; encoded by the coding sequence ATGACAAGCATACCTTACAAAATCTATTTACCTGAAGAAGAGATGCCCAAGTACTGGTATAATGTAAAAGCTGTTATGAAAGAGCTCCCGCCGCCCTTTATCCATCCGGGCACCATGAAGCCTTGCACCGCAGATGATCTGCGGCCGATCTTCTGTGATGAACTGATTGAACAGGAACTGAACAACACGGACGAATATATTGAAATTCCTGAGGAAGTTCGCGAATACTACAGGATGTACCGTCCTTCCCCGCTCGTGAGAGCCTATAATCTTGAAAAGCTGCTGGATACACCTGCAGAGATCTATTTTAAATTTGAAGGCACGAATACTTCAGGTTCCCACAAATTAAACTCTGCAGCTGCCCAGGTTTATTACGCCAAAAAACAGGGGCTTTCTTCACTGACAACGGAAACCGGTGCCGGACAATGGGGTACGGCCTTATCGATGGCCTGTGCGTTTTATAATATTCCATTAACGGTCTATATGGTGAAGGTATCTGCAGAACAGAAGCCTTACCGGAAAGCTGTCATTGAAACCTATGGCGGAAAAGTCATTCCATCTCCTTCCGACACGACGGAAATTGGCCGGAAGATTTTGGCTGAAAACCCCGGCACAGGCGGTTCTCTTGGCTGTGCGATTTCGGAAGCGATTGAAACATCTGTCAAAACCGAAAACTGTCGTTATGTACTTGGCAGCGTACTCGACCATGTCCTGCTGCACCAGTCCGTGATCGGCGAAGAAACCAAGCTTGCCTGTGACAAATACGGCATTGAGCCTGAAATGATTATTGGCTGTATCGGCGGCGGGTCGAACTTTGGCGGTCTGGTTGCACCTTTCATGGGTGACAAGATCCGCGGCAAAAACAATATCGAGTTTATTGGTGTTGAACCTGCCTCCTGCCCTTCTCTGACCCGCGGCAAATATGCGTTTGATTTTGGGGATACAGGAAAAACGACACCCCTGATCAAAATGTATACGCTCGGATCAGGGTTCATTCCCTCTCCGAATCACGCCGGAGGCCTCAGGTATCACGGTATGAGCGGAATCGTTTCCAAACTGTACAATGACGGCTATATGACAGCCCGGGCAGTTGAACAGTCCAAGGTATTTGAAGCAGCTACAGCCTTTGCGCGCTGTGAAGGCATCCTGCCTGCTCCAGAATCCGCACATGCTTTGCGGGTTGCAATGGATGAAGCGCTCAAGTGTAAAGAAACCGGTCAAAAGAAGACCATCCTGTTTGGCCTGACTGGCACCGGATATTTTGATATGGCTGCTTATATGAGCTATAATGCCGGCACAATGACAGACTATATTCCGACCGATGCTGATCTGGAAAAAGGCTTTGCAACGCTGCCAAAAGTGGATCTGTAG
- a CDS encoding C40 family peptidase — protein MILIGSFACYLAAPMNAIAVSVNGKQLGLVFNQNTADTLMASAAKEKPYEMAYTNITISNANYLRSALRPNNVEEKINQPYDAYQFAINGTVIAVLPDAEDIDQVLKEFQAYYVKPTKDNVVTSVKIAEDVTSSKTTAGLSQIQSPEQVLKSLINHNSLTVICQGKYTETQKIQYDIITKKDYKLGFGKKEVITAGSDGSKSVTYSYVQSNGKYSEKQVVKETILQDAVTEVIAEGPTAKPILVASRSNSCSNVVDYALGYVGCPYVYGGISPGGFDCSGFTRYVYAAAGVSLPHSSFAQYASGSPVGRDELQPGDLVFFSTYARGASHVGIYIGGGQYVHAFNYSTGVVISNLSAHSSSYLGARRY, from the coding sequence ATGATATTAATCGGGTCGTTTGCCTGTTACCTTGCCGCCCCAATGAATGCCATCGCTGTCTCTGTCAACGGAAAACAACTTGGACTCGTCTTTAACCAAAATACCGCAGATACACTTATGGCGTCTGCAGCCAAAGAAAAACCTTACGAGATGGCCTATACCAATATCACCATCAGCAATGCCAATTATCTTCGTTCTGCGCTGCGGCCAAACAATGTTGAAGAAAAGATTAATCAACCCTACGATGCCTATCAGTTTGCCATCAATGGTACTGTGATTGCCGTTTTGCCGGATGCGGAAGATATTGATCAGGTCTTAAAAGAATTTCAGGCTTATTACGTGAAACCCACGAAAGATAATGTCGTGACTTCCGTTAAGATCGCCGAAGACGTCACATCCTCCAAAACAACCGCCGGGCTTTCTCAAATTCAGTCACCTGAACAAGTTTTGAAATCTCTGATTAACCATAACTCCCTTACGGTCATCTGTCAGGGAAAATATACGGAAACCCAGAAAATCCAATATGATATCATCACGAAGAAGGATTATAAGCTCGGCTTTGGCAAAAAAGAAGTGATTACGGCAGGCAGTGACGGATCGAAGTCCGTAACCTATTCTTATGTCCAGAGTAACGGCAAGTATTCGGAAAAGCAAGTTGTCAAGGAAACGATTCTCCAGGACGCTGTGACTGAAGTGATTGCCGAAGGCCCGACTGCCAAACCAATCCTGGTTGCTTCCAGATCCAACAGCTGTTCGAATGTCGTCGATTATGCACTGGGCTATGTCGGATGCCCGTATGTTTATGGCGGAATAAGCCCCGGCGGGTTTGACTGTTCCGGATTTACCCGCTATGTATACGCTGCGGCCGGTGTCTCCCTTCCCCATTCCTCTTTCGCGCAGTATGCTTCCGGTTCCCCGGTTGGCAGGGATGAGCTGCAGCCGGGAGACCTTGTCTTTTTCTCGACCTATGCCCGGGGCGCCTCACACGTCGGTATTTATATTGGCGGAGGACAATATGTGCACGCCTTTAATTATTCAACCGGCGTTGTCATATCCAATCTAAGCGCGCATTCGTCCAGTTATCTTGGTGCCCGCAGATATTAA
- a CDS encoding DUF456 domain-containing protein, whose product MDMIALIIAVVLFIAGIVGTVLPVLPGVILIYAGMLAYGFMTGFATLNAYFFILQALVVILLFFVDYFASAIGTKRFGGSKQAAWGAVIGTILGLIVLGPLGIILGPFLGAIAAELIRGTELKKTIQIGLGTLLGVLGGTAVKIGAEIIMIVYFFVRIY is encoded by the coding sequence ATGGATATGATTGCTTTAATCATTGCGGTTGTTCTCTTTATTGCGGGTATTGTTGGAACTGTTCTTCCCGTTTTGCCCGGCGTCATTTTGATCTATGCAGGCATGCTGGCCTATGGCTTCATGACAGGCTTCGCAACATTAAATGCCTACTTTTTCATCCTGCAGGCCCTGGTCGTAATCCTGCTGTTCTTTGTGGATTATTTTGCCTCGGCTATCGGAACGAAACGCTTCGGCGGAAGCAAGCAGGCAGCCTGGGGCGCAGTGATCGGCACCATTCTGGGTTTGATCGTTCTTGGACCGCTTGGTATTATTCTCGGTCCGTTTTTGGGGGCGATTGCAGCCGAACTGATCCGTGGTACGGAATTAAAGAAGACAATCCAAATTGGTTTAGGTACACTGCTCGGTGTCCTTGGCGGTACTGCTGTCAAGATCGGTGCCGAAATCATTATGATTGTCTATTTTTTCGTGCGCATCTATTAA
- a CDS encoding ABC transporter ATP-binding protein, which translates to MNILNRFVRYYKPYRLLFYTDMLCAVIVSVVDLSFPQILNHLSKNVFTQGREVILHSIGFFGAALLTLYIIRYFCQYFITCWGHIMGARMEADMRRDLFTHYQRLSFSYYDQNNTGELMSRLVNDLFDISELAHHGPENIFISFLKIIGSFVLLMLLNVPMTLILLAVTAIMVIFSIQRNLKMKAVFLDNRVKIAKVNASLQDSLAGIRVVKSFANEEAEKMKFRKSNQDFLASKAGSYKMMGGYFAWNSFFSGLLYIVVIVSGGLSIAGGSLTLTELVIYLLYINIFVQPLEVLVNFTEQFQKGFAGFKRFEEIMETKPDIIEKPNALPLENVKGEIEFSNVSFRYNLDDDVLQNVSIRIPTGRKVALVGPSGGGKTTLCSLLPRFYDVTEGTITIDGNDIRDITLESLRNTIGIVQQDVYMFSGTIKENIAYGKANASDQEIIEAARSANIHEFIMSLGLGYDTFVGERGVRLSGGQKQRLSIARVFLKNPPILILDEATSALDNESERYIQESLSKLSHNRTTIIIAHRLSTIKNADEIIVITDEGIQERGTHRQLINLDGIYARYYNMQFEGIDTQERQPK; encoded by the coding sequence ATGAATATCCTGAATCGTTTTGTTCGTTATTATAAGCCTTACCGCCTGTTGTTTTATACGGATATGCTTTGTGCAGTGATTGTCTCCGTCGTCGATCTGTCCTTCCCTCAAATCCTAAATCACTTAAGCAAAAACGTTTTTACTCAAGGCAGAGAAGTGATCCTGCACAGCATCGGCTTTTTCGGCGCAGCATTGCTGACACTCTACATAATCCGCTACTTTTGCCAGTATTTTATCACTTGCTGGGGCCATATCATGGGAGCCCGGATGGAAGCCGACATGCGCAGAGATTTATTCACGCACTATCAGCGTCTGTCTTTCTCTTACTACGACCAGAACAATACCGGTGAGCTGATGTCCAGACTCGTCAATGACCTTTTTGACATTTCCGAACTGGCTCATCACGGACCGGAGAATATCTTTATTTCCTTCCTGAAAATTATTGGGTCATTTGTTTTGCTGATGCTGCTGAATGTGCCGATGACTCTTATCCTGCTCGCTGTCACGGCGATCATGGTGATTTTCAGTATTCAGCGTAATCTCAAGATGAAAGCGGTCTTCCTCGATAATCGGGTCAAAATTGCCAAAGTCAACGCAAGCCTTCAAGATAGTCTGGCCGGAATCCGGGTGGTCAAGTCCTTTGCCAACGAAGAAGCAGAAAAAATGAAATTCCGGAAAAGCAATCAGGACTTTCTGGCATCCAAAGCCGGCAGCTATAAAATGATGGGAGGTTATTTTGCCTGGAATTCCTTCTTTTCTGGGCTGCTTTATATAGTTGTCATTGTCTCCGGCGGCTTGTCCATTGCCGGTGGATCACTAACACTTACGGAACTTGTCATTTACCTGCTTTACATCAATATCTTTGTTCAGCCCCTGGAAGTACTGGTTAATTTTACCGAACAGTTTCAAAAGGGTTTTGCCGGGTTTAAACGCTTTGAGGAAATTATGGAGACAAAACCTGATATTATTGAAAAACCAAACGCCCTGCCTCTGGAAAATGTCAAAGGTGAAATAGAATTTTCCAATGTTTCTTTCCGATACAACCTCGATGATGATGTCCTCCAGAATGTCAGCATCCGAATTCCTACCGGAAGGAAAGTTGCTCTGGTCGGTCCCTCTGGCGGCGGAAAAACAACACTGTGCTCCCTGCTCCCCCGTTTTTATGACGTTACCGAAGGAACCATTACGATTGACGGTAACGATATCCGGGATATCACGCTGGAATCCTTAAGAAATACAATTGGGATTGTGCAGCAGGATGTCTATATGTTCAGCGGTACGATTAAGGAGAACATTGCCTACGGCAAAGCGAATGCCTCCGACCAGGAAATCATCGAGGCTGCCCGCAGTGCCAACATTCATGAATTCATCATGTCTTTGGGACTCGGTTATGACACGTTCGTCGGTGAACGGGGCGTCCGGCTTTCGGGAGGACAAAAACAACGACTGTCGATAGCAAGGGTATTTTTGAAGAACCCGCCGATATTAATCCTGGATGAAGCGACTTCGGCACTGGATAACGAAAGTGAACGCTATATTCAGGAGTCTCTGTCCAAGCTATCGCATAACCGGACGACGATTATTATTGCCCATCGTCTGAGTACCATTAAAAATGCTGACGAAATTATTGTCATTACAGATGAGGGCATTCAAGAAAGAGGCACTCACCGCCAGTTGATTAATCTTGACGGGATCTATGCCCGGTATTACAACATGCAGTTTGAGGGAATCGATACACAAGAACGTCAGCCGAAGTAA
- a CDS encoding DUF4474 domain-containing protein, with the protein MLLFNRNASYSYHQSMQQSTWDESITETETEPDSALATEENKSHTGSVSVGTGNEDLDEIIEIAGYSYDARQDIFISNMKPWQRYIGYCRLFDEAAAPLGMIIDCEPITFDYLNEKWMVGLWKGQYDLVSGGEIGLYKSNGLVYQSVNDKELLDMSYTIKKDGKKLFSRKAKHWWLTGFKLGEFAEPNELTMDICLTLKDVNMRNAFLAGMRKVGYNEHELAVRDNSVSFTFDIPKTAQPWTRTRLTDQLIQRKNKFLCEKYQEVTGSEGTVQERLKLLEKQDPGMYKKVKKIGKRTPSLEAWMEVLMTALIIILFLRANTVRLQRLSIES; encoded by the coding sequence ATGTTATTATTTAACAGAAATGCCTCATACTCTTATCATCAAAGTATGCAGCAATCAACCTGGGATGAGTCAATAACTGAGACTGAGACTGAACCTGATTCAGCACTTGCAACAGAAGAAAATAAATCTCATACCGGGTCTGTCTCTGTTGGCACCGGTAACGAAGACCTTGATGAAATCATTGAAATTGCCGGTTATTCCTATGATGCGCGACAGGATATTTTTATCTCGAATATGAAGCCCTGGCAAAGGTATATCGGTTACTGCCGGCTTTTTGATGAGGCTGCCGCACCGCTTGGCATGATTATCGACTGTGAACCCATAACCTTTGATTACCTCAACGAAAAGTGGATGGTTGGCCTTTGGAAAGGTCAGTATGATTTGGTCAGCGGCGGTGAAATCGGCCTGTATAAGTCAAACGGTCTTGTTTACCAGTCCGTCAACGATAAGGAGCTTCTGGACATGTCGTATACCATCAAGAAGGATGGAAAAAAACTTTTCTCCAGAAAAGCAAAACATTGGTGGCTGACCGGTTTCAAACTCGGAGAATTTGCTGAGCCGAATGAGCTGACGATGGATATCTGCCTCACGTTGAAAGACGTTAATATGAGGAATGCTTTTCTCGCAGGAATGCGTAAAGTTGGCTACAATGAGCACGAATTAGCCGTACGGGATAACAGCGTAAGCTTCACGTTCGATATCCCCAAGACGGCCCAGCCCTGGACCCGCACACGATTGACTGATCAGTTGATCCAGCGCAAAAATAAATTCTTATGTGAAAAATATCAGGAAGTAACCGGCTCTGAGGGTACCGTCCAGGAAAGGCTCAAATTGTTGGAAAAACAAGATCCCGGAATGTACAAGAAAGTGAAAAAAATTGGCAAACGCACCCCTTCCCTGGAAGCCTGGATGGAAGTATTGATGACAGCTCTGATTATTATCCTCTTTTTAAGAGCCAATACAGTCAGATTACAACGTTTAAGCATTGAATCCTAA
- a CDS encoding DUF4474 domain-containing protein: protein MLFHKSNAFIRYPIQTGISNPEIMKRLAVPAQGTGDPDLDQVIENAGYRYDPEQDIFYSTLNPWQRNAGYCRIYDEVSAPTGMIIDCEPVYFEYDGKKWMIGFWKGQYDLVTGGEIGIYTGAFHFTLPGIFSGMFYKSADNDELLPMSFVLRKNGSVLFTRSEKHWWLTGFRLGEFSDPSELTMDIDLAFPNTAMRDAFLNGLRDAGYNDQEFYFSGNNVSFTFARPHTVQPRTRKPSTDRLIQAKNKLLCDKYQEITGPYSTMQDKMKAIESLAPQLYQTVLRLGKSKEFYELWMKVLILGLVGLFGYRRSRELFEHQRISE, encoded by the coding sequence ATGTTATTTCACAAATCCAACGCTTTCATTCGCTATCCTATTCAAACCGGAATCTCCAATCCTGAAATTATGAAACGTCTTGCGGTTCCCGCTCAAGGTACCGGTGACCCCGATTTGGATCAGGTGATTGAAAATGCCGGTTATCGGTATGATCCAGAACAGGATATTTTTTACTCGACTTTAAATCCATGGCAAAGAAATGCCGGGTATTGCCGAATTTATGATGAGGTATCAGCCCCGACGGGTATGATTATTGATTGTGAACCGGTTTATTTTGAATATGACGGCAAGAAATGGATGATTGGCTTCTGGAAAGGTCAGTACGATCTGGTAACCGGCGGAGAAATCGGGATTTATACCGGGGCATTTCATTTTACGCTTCCGGGAATTTTCAGCGGAATGTTTTATAAATCTGCAGACAACGATGAATTGCTGCCGATGTCCTTCGTGTTAAGGAAGAATGGGAGCGTACTCTTTACCCGATCAGAGAAACACTGGTGGCTGACAGGTTTTAGATTAGGCGAATTTTCTGATCCTTCGGAATTGACGATGGATATTGATCTTGCTTTTCCGAATACAGCAATGCGGGACGCTTTTCTAAACGGTTTAAGAGATGCCGGATACAATGACCAGGAATTTTATTTTTCCGGAAATAACGTATCTTTCACTTTTGCTAGGCCTCATACCGTACAGCCAAGAACGCGGAAACCCAGTACAGACCGGCTCATTCAGGCTAAAAACAAATTGTTATGTGACAAATATCAGGAAATCACGGGTCCTTACAGCACAATGCAGGATAAAATGAAAGCGATTGAGAGCCTAGCCCCGCAGTTATATCAAACCGTCTTAAGACTCGGAAAGAGCAAGGAATTTTATGAATTGTGGATGAAGGTTCTGATCCTGGGCTTAGTTGGTCTTTTTGGTTACAGAAGAAGCAGAGAACTTTTCGAACATCAAAGAATCAGTGAATAG
- a CDS encoding DUF6765 family protein, translating into MKRDIHYYALLAFCRSCGFNKESSRKIAYASQYVDDARINLMTIQNPAPEVSVDRSDNRAVFLNMATCHSYFKIKTFNYEAMINNTCAFHFVPGCKGENFTKKLRCKEESPVALVLLNEALDDNNLIKFGIVLHAYADTFSHQGFSGMLSKVNDINHCGARNEVYLGIPDLILYLFKQLCGEKYDEMFDRVVPAYGHGQALTFPDLPYLVWAYRYDSSDTFEGRYTVVEIDNKERYQRALTKIKGYLEIYLKKHPEFRDANYQFDDTPKLMSQLINKDSDRNREESWIAFMLEYGMFQKNEWSGIVYQESEWLRKAFQNFNPQTFNNRRVDNVILADHFAESDWYHFYQAVRWYKKRFFECCHQNKLFIPK; encoded by the coding sequence TTGAAAAGAGATATTCATTATTATGCGCTTTTGGCATTTTGCAGGTCATGCGGGTTCAACAAGGAAAGCTCCAGAAAAATTGCCTATGCTTCGCAGTATGTCGATGATGCCAGAATTAATCTGATGACGATTCAAAATCCGGCACCGGAAGTCAGTGTTGACCGCTCTGATAACCGTGCCGTTTTTTTAAATATGGCAACCTGTCATTCCTATTTTAAAATAAAAACGTTTAATTACGAGGCAATGATCAACAATACCTGTGCCTTTCATTTTGTTCCTGGCTGCAAAGGAGAAAACTTTACTAAGAAACTCCGCTGTAAAGAGGAGTCGCCGGTGGCCCTGGTGCTTTTAAATGAGGCCCTGGACGACAATAATCTGATTAAATTTGGGATTGTTCTGCATGCTTATGCCGATACTTTTTCGCATCAGGGTTTCAGCGGCATGCTCAGCAAAGTGAATGATATTAATCATTGCGGAGCACGCAATGAAGTCTACTTAGGAATACCTGATCTGATTTTGTATTTGTTTAAACAGTTATGCGGAGAAAAATATGACGAAATGTTTGACCGTGTTGTGCCCGCTTATGGACACGGGCAGGCGTTGACCTTTCCTGATCTGCCTTACCTTGTTTGGGCCTATCGGTATGACAGCAGCGATACCTTCGAGGGCAGATACACCGTTGTGGAGATTGACAATAAAGAAAGGTATCAGCGGGCTTTGACCAAGATAAAAGGGTACCTTGAGATTTATTTAAAAAAACATCCTGAATTCCGGGATGCAAATTATCAATTCGATGATACCCCTAAACTTATGAGCCAGCTGATTAATAAAGATTCGGATAGAAACAGGGAAGAAAGCTGGATTGCCTTCATGCTTGAATACGGGATGTTTCAGAAAAATGAATGGTCTGGCATTGTCTATCAGGAGAGTGAATGGCTGAGAAAAGCGTTTCAAAATTTTAATCCCCAGACCTTTAACAACAGGAGAGTAGACAATGTGATTCTTGCTGATCATTTTGCAGAATCCGACTGGTACCATTTTTATCAGGCGGTCAGGTGGTATAAAAAAAGATTCTTTGAATGCTGTCATCAAAACAAACTGTTTATTCCTAAATAA
- a CDS encoding MerR family transcriptional regulator has translation MEYSVQKLSRLAGISPRTIRYYDQMGLLKPARINSSGYRLYGQAEVNRLQQILLYRELGMGLETIKEVVNSPSFNELKAFRKHRSQLLEKKAQLESLIVNIEKTIASYEGSITMSDQEKFEGLKKKMIQKNEAAYGEEIRQKYGDDVVDQSNQKFQGMKPEEYEEMTRLSAMITEKLEAAFQTGDPASGLAQETAELHRNWLSCFWKEYSKEAHAGLGQMYADDPRFTAYYDKKQPGTAAFLRDAILIYTGMKE, from the coding sequence GTGGAATATTCTGTACAGAAACTTAGCCGGTTGGCAGGCATCAGTCCCAGAACAATAAGGTATTATGATCAGATGGGGCTTCTAAAGCCGGCCAGGATTAATTCTTCAGGCTATCGCCTATACGGACAGGCGGAAGTAAACAGGCTGCAGCAGATCTTGCTTTATCGTGAACTGGGTATGGGGCTGGAAACAATTAAGGAAGTGGTCAATTCACCGTCTTTTAATGAACTAAAAGCTTTCCGGAAGCACCGTTCACAGCTGCTGGAAAAAAAAGCGCAGCTTGAAAGCCTGATCGTGAATATTGAGAAAACGATTGCGTCTTATGAAGGGAGTATTACCATGTCTGACCAAGAAAAATTTGAAGGACTCAAGAAAAAAATGATTCAGAAAAATGAAGCAGCTTATGGCGAGGAAATTCGCCAAAAATATGGAGACGATGTTGTCGATCAGTCCAATCAAAAATTTCAGGGCATGAAACCTGAGGAGTATGAAGAAATGACTAGGCTTTCTGCCATGATTACGGAAAAGCTTGAAGCAGCTTTCCAAACAGGTGATCCTGCCTCCGGACTTGCTCAGGAAACCGCAGAGCTGCACCGTAACTGGCTGAGCTGTTTTTGGAAGGAATACAGCAAAGAAGCACATGCCGGTCTGGGACAGATGTATGCTGATGACCCGAGGTTTACAGCCTACTACGATAAGAAGCAGCCTGGGACAGCAGCCTTTTTACGGGATGCGATTCTTATTTATACCGGGATGAAGGAATAG